A part of Anas acuta chromosome 26, bAnaAcu1.1, whole genome shotgun sequence genomic DNA contains:
- the FAM32A gene encoding protein FAM32A encodes MADYEAVQRGPLRLKGSGAGLGAGKRKKKKAKDKAQILEQIVSSKKQEEEKKRGLDKRTPAQVAYEKMQEKRQMERILKKASKTHKQRVEDFNRHLDTLTEHYDIPKVSWTK; translated from the exons ATGGCGGACTACGAGGCGGTGCAGCGCGGCCCGCTGCGGCTTAAGGGCAGCGGAGCCGGGCTGGGGGCCGGCAAACG gaagaagaagaaggcgAAGGACAAGGCCCAGATCCTGGAGCAGATCGTGAGCAGCaagaagcaggaggaggagaagaagcgCGGCCTGGATAAGCGGACCCCGGCCCAAGTGGCCTACGAGAAGATGCAGGAGAAGCGG CAAATGGAGAGGATCCTGAAGAAAGCGTCTAAAACCCACAAGCAGAGAGTTGAG GACTTCAACAGGCACCTGGATACTCTGACTGAGCATTACGACATTCCCAAAGTCAGCTGGACCAAGTGA
- the AP1M1 gene encoding AP-1 complex subunit mu-1, with the protein MSASAVYVLDLKGKVLICRNYRGDVDMSEVEHFMPILMEKEEEGTLSPILAHGGVRFMWIKHNNLYLVATSKKNACVSLVFSFLYKVVQVFSEYFKELEEESIRDNFVIIYELLDELMDFGYPQTTDSKILQEYITQEGHKLETGAPRPPATVTNAVSWRSEGIKYRKNEVFLDVIESVNLLVSANGNVLRSEIVGSIKMRVFLSGMPELRLGLNDKVLFDNTGRGKSKSVELEDVKFHQCVRLSRFENDRTISFIPPDGEFELMSYRLNTHVKPLIWIESVIEKHSHSRIEYMIKAKSQFKRRSTANNVEIHIPVPNDADSPKFKTTVGSVKWVPENSEIVWSIKSFPGGKEYLMRAHFGLPSVEAEDKEGKPPISVKFEIPYFTTSGIQVRYLKIIEKSGYQALPWVRYITQNGDYQLRTQ; encoded by the exons ATGTCGGCCAGCGCCGTCTACGTGCTGGACCTGAAGGGGAAG gtTCTTATCTGTCGAAATTACCGTGGAGATGTGGACATGTCAGAGGTGGAGCATTTTATGCCAATCCttatggaaaaggaagaagaggggacaCTTTCTCCTATTCTAGCCCATGGAGGAGTTCGTTTTATGTGGATTAAGCATAACAACCTATATC TTGTTGCAACTTCTAAGAAGAATGCTTGTGTATCActggtgttttcatttttatataaagtAGTTCAG gttttttctgaatatttcaagGAGTTGGAAGAAGAGAGCATTAGGGataattttgttattatttatgaGTTGTTAGATGAGCTTATGGATTTTGGTTACCCGCAAACCACTGATAGTAAAATTTTACAAGA GTACATCACTCAGGAAGGTCACAAACTTGAAACTGGAGCTCCACGTCCACCCGCCACTGTTACAAATGCTGTTTCATGGAGGTCAGAAGGGATAAAATACAGGAAGAATGAAGTGTTCCTAGACGTTATAGAGTCTGTTAACCTTTTG GTCAGTGCCAATGGAAATGTGTTGCGGAGTGAGATAGTTGGATCCATCAAAATGCGAGTCTTTCTTTCAGGAATGCCAGAGCTCCGCCTTGGTTTAAATGACAAAGTTCTCTTCGATAATACAGGCC GTGGCAAAAGTAAATCTGTAGAACTGGAAGATGTGAAATTTCACCAGTGTGTTCGTCTCTCTCGCTTTGAAAATGACAGGACGATTTCTTTCATTCCACCTGATGGAGAGTTCGAACTCATGTCGTATCGTCTTAATACCCAC GTAAAACCACTTATCTGGATTGAGTCCGTCATTGAGAAACATTCCCACAGCCGCATCGAGTACATGATCAAG GCGAAAAGTCAGTTTAAGCGTAGATCAACTGCCAACAATGTAGAAATTCACATTCCAGTACCAAATGATGCAGACTCGCCAAAGTTTAAAACCACTGTTGGAAGTGTCAAATGGGTTCCAGAGAACAGTGAAATTGTCTGGTCCATCAAATCTTTTCCA GGTGGAAAAGAATATCTGATGAGAGCTCACTTTGGACTTCCAAGTGTTGAAGCCGAAGATAAGGAAGGAAAACCTCCAATTAGTGTCAAATTTGAGATTCCGTATTTTACCACTTCAGGAATCCAG GTTCGCTACTTAAAGATAATTGAGAAGAGTGGCTATCAGGCTCTCCCGTGGGTTCGTTACATTACCCAGAATGGAG aCTACCAGCTTCGAACACAGTAA
- the CIB3 gene encoding calcium and integrin-binding family member 3 has product MGNKQTIFTPEQLDAYQDCTFFTRKEILRLFYRYRDLAPQLVPLDYTDKPDVTLPYELIGSMPELKDNPFRQRIAEVFSEDGDGNMTLDDFLDMFSVLSEMAPRDLKAYYAFKIYDFNNDDYICKSDLEKTVNKLTRNELTPEEVRLVCEKVIYEADLDNDGKLSLEDFQHMIIRAPDFLSTFHIRI; this is encoded by the exons ATGGGCAACAAGCAAACCATTTTCACTCCAGAGCAACTGGATGCATATCAG GACTGCACATTCTttacaaggaaagaaattttGAG aCTGTTTTACAGATACCGAGATCTAGCCCCACAGCTAGTTCCACTCGACTACACCGATAAACCAGACGTGACACTTCCCTATGAACTCATTGGCAGCATGCCAGAGCTGAAG GACAATCCATTCCGCCAGCGGATAGCTGAGGTTTTCTCAGAGGATGGAGACGGCAATATGACTTTAGATGACTTTTTGGACATGTTTTCTGTGCTGAGTGAAATGGCTCCCAGGGACTTAAAAGCTTactatgcttttaaaatttatg ATTTTAACAATGATGACTACATATGCAAATCAGATCTGGAGAAAACTGTTAACAAACTGACCCGCAACGAGCTTACCCCAGAAGAAGTTCGCCTTGTATGTGAAAAGGTGATTTATGAAGCTGACCTGGACAACGACGGCAAGCTTTCTTTGGAAGACTTTCAGCACATGATAATACGAGCTCCAGATTTCCTCAG cacatTTCATATTCGAATCTGA